One genomic window of Medicago truncatula cultivar Jemalong A17 chromosome 1, MtrunA17r5.0-ANR, whole genome shotgun sequence includes the following:
- the LOC25482161 gene encoding uncharacterized protein, whose product MGSLMAGWGSSSIDPKSATLKRNQSLTKDEIDAYWKSKKMIEEEHLIAISNLSKTIQPDPEKKLQKSMTMPVANIRDRDPFNMNLLDSNLEQLINKNGWWTKSNWAFLNEPPVMEAASSKYAAQFHVASFGSSKLNPVDEVSD is encoded by the exons ATGGGTTCTCTTATGGCAGGATGGGGCTCTTCTTCCATTGATCCTAAATCAG CCACGCTTAAAAGGAATCAGTCACTTACAAAAGATGAAATTGATGCTTATTGGAAATCAAAGAAGATGATAGAGGAAGAACACCTTATAGCAATTTCCAATTTGTCAAAGACTATTCAG CCTGATCCTGAAAAGAAGCTTCAGAAGTCAATGACCATGCCCGTGGCCAACATAAGGGACAGGGACCCCTTTAATATGAACCTACTTGACTCAAATTTGGAGCAACTTATCAACAAAAATGGctg GTGGACTAAGAGTAACTGGGCATTTCTGAATGAGCCACCAGTAATGGAAGCTGCATCCAGCAAGTATGCAGCTCAGTTTCATGTTGCCAGTTTCGGATCGTCAAAATTGAACCCTGTAGATGAAGTTAGTgattga
- the LOC25482162 gene encoding pentatricopeptide repeat-containing protein At5g09450, mitochondrial: MSYRSLFLSLIKRRNTGLISNNYHHNHRSARFFTSNAVTSDYVEETPNSSEGDDDLRSRILRLRLPKRSATNVLQKWVLQGNSIPVSELRDISKELRTSQRYKHALEISEWMVSHEEYELSDSDYADRIDLMNKVFGIDAAERYFEALPLSAKTCETYTALLHSYAGAKMTEKAEELYERIKDSNLPFDAVTYNEMMTLYMSVGQVEKIPSVVEDLKQQKVVPDIFTFNLWISSCAASLNIDEVRRILEEMRNGAGSDESWIRYLNLANVYFTAGHLDSASSNSLVETEKGITQSQWITYDLLVILYAGLGNKDKLDQIWNSLRMTKQKMISRNYICIISAYLILDHAKEAGEVIDQWKQSTTTDFDVLDCKRIMDAFTEIGLDEVANNLNMILIEKNLNPDNN; this comes from the exons ATGTCGTACCGCtctctatttctctctctcatcaAACGAAG AAACACCGGTTTAATCAGCAATAattatcatcacaatcatcGTTCAGCAAGATTTTTCACTTCAAATGCTGTGACCAGTGATTATGTGGAAGAAACTCCGAACTCTTCGGAGGGTGATGATGATCTAAGGAGTAGAATCTTGAGGCTCAGACTCCCCAAACGAAGTGCAACTAATGTTCTTCAAAAATGGGTTCTTCAAGGGAATTCTATTCCTGTTTCCGAGCTTCGGGATATTTCTAAAGAGCTTAGAACTTCTCAGCGTTATAAACACGCTTTGGAG ATATCAGAATGGATGGTTAGTCATGAAGAATATGAGTTATCAGATTCTGATTATGCAGACCGCATAGATTTGATGAACAAGGTTTTCGGCATTGATGCTGCAGAGCGCTACTTTGAGGCTTTACCACTTTCTGCAAAGACATGTGAGACTTACACGGCCCTCCTCCATTCTTATGCAGGGGCAAAAATGACCGAAAAGGCTGAGGAACTATATGAAAGGATAAAAGATTCAAACCTCCCCTTTGATGCCGTTACGTACAATGAAATGATGACTCTTTACATGTCAGTCGGGCAAGTTGAAAAGATCCCATCAGTTGTCGAAGACCTCAAACAACAAAAGGTTGTCCCTGATATCTTCACTTTCAATCTATGGATAAGTTCATGTGCTGCTTCTCTTAATATTGATGAAGTTAGAAGGATTCTTGAAGAAATGCGTAATGGTGCTGGTTCTGATGAAAGTTGGATTAGATATTTGAACCTGGCCAATGTATATTTTACCGCAGGTCATCTTGATAGTGCAAGTTCAAACTCACTCGTCGAGACTGAGAAAGGGATCACGCAAAGTCAATGGATAACATATGACTTACTGGTCATTCTTTATGCTGGGTTGGGAAATAAGGATAAACTTGATCAGATATGGAATTCATTGAGAATGACTAAACAGAAAATGATCAGCAGGAATTATATCTGCATTATTTCTGCATATCTAATACTTGATCATGCAAAAGAAGCAGGCGAAGTAATTGATCAATGGAAGCAATCGACTACCACAGATTTTGATGTGCTTGATTGTAAAAGGATTATGGATGCTTTTACGGAAATTGGATTGGACGAAGTAGCCAACAACTTGAATATGATTCTCATTGAGAAGAACCTCAATCCGGATAATAACTAA
- the LOC25482163 gene encoding gamma carbonic anhydrase 1, mitochondrial: MGTLGKAIYSVGFWIRETGQAIDRLGSRLQGNYYFQEQLSRHRTLMNVFDKAPVVDKDAFIAPSASVIGDVHIGRGSSIWYGCVMRGDVNNISVGSGTNIQDNSLVHVAKSNLSGKVLPTIIGDNVTVGHSAVLHGCTVEDEAFVGMGATLLDGVVVEKHAMVAAGALVRQNSRIPSGEVWAGNPAKFLRELTAEEILFISQSAINYSNLAQVHAAENAKPFDEIEFEKVLRKKFARKDEEYDSMLGVVREIPPELILPDNVLPKQTKVSTQ; the protein is encoded by the exons ATGGGAACCCTAGGAAAAGCAATATACAGCGTTGGATTTTGGATTCGAGAAACTGGACAAGCCATTGATCGTCTCGGTTCTCGCCTCCAGGGGAATTACTACTTCCAAGAACAGC tGTCTAGGCATCGAACTTTGATGAACGTGTTTGATAAGGCTCCTGTTGTTGATAAAGATGCATTTATTGCCCCAAGTGCCTCTGTCATCGGTGATGTTCACATTGGTAGAGGATCATCCATTTGGTATGGATGTGTCATGAGAG GTGACGTGAACAACATCAGTGTTGGAAGTGGAACGAACATTCAGGATAACTCCTTGGTGCACGTTGCAAAGTCAAATTTAAGTGGGAAGGTGTTGCCTACTATTATTGGGGATAATGTTACTGTAG GTCATAGTGCGGTCTTACATGGTTGCACTGTTGAGGATGAGGCTTTTGTTGGTATGGGTGCAACACTACTGGatggtgttgttgttgagaaaCATGCCATGGTTGCTGCTGGTGCCCTTGTGAGACAGAATTCACGGATTCCATCCGGAGAG GTTTGGGCCGGCAATCCAGCAAAGTTCTTGAGGGAGCTCACTGCTGAAGAGATATTATTTATCTCCCAGTCAGCCATCAATTACAGTAACCTTGCACAGGTCCATGCAGCTGAAAATGCCAAGCCTTTTGATGAAATTGAGTTTGAGAAGGTGCTCCGAAAGAAGTTTGCGCGTAAAGACGAGGAGTATGACTCAATGCTGGGCGTTGTTCGTGAGATCCCTCCAGAGCTCATTCTTCCAGATAATGTCCTACCTAAACAAACAAAGGTTTCCACACAATGA